Proteins from a single region of Bdellovibrio bacteriovorus HD100:
- a CDS encoding energy transducer TonB yields the protein MFKKQFSLSFTINRSVTLSVLLHGGLFALAVGMAAPEVVPLPVGVELQYGDGGSVQAPQPESQIKAAKMKAPVVADNSEGPAIKTEKVSEAAPEPVPMGKAAGSLAGTSAQGALEGREGVANGIEVSPEQRYLYEIKKLLERRKRYPMLAKKMGQTGKVTMRFTLAQDGSLLTTEIVEKTPYDSLNQAALDLVKGIHGLKPFPQEIQRGSWSITVPIEYVLN from the coding sequence ATGTTCAAGAAACAATTCTCATTATCTTTCACTATCAACCGTTCCGTGACCCTGTCGGTGCTTCTGCATGGCGGGTTGTTTGCGTTGGCGGTGGGCATGGCGGCTCCGGAAGTGGTTCCTTTGCCAGTCGGTGTGGAGCTCCAGTACGGGGATGGCGGCAGCGTTCAGGCGCCGCAACCAGAGTCCCAGATCAAAGCCGCCAAGATGAAGGCCCCGGTTGTTGCTGACAACTCGGAAGGCCCGGCCATCAAAACTGAAAAAGTCAGTGAAGCAGCTCCTGAGCCGGTCCCGATGGGTAAGGCGGCGGGGTCTTTGGCGGGAACTTCTGCGCAGGGTGCATTGGAAGGCCGTGAAGGGGTAGCCAACGGGATCGAAGTGTCCCCCGAGCAACGTTACCTGTACGAGATCAAAAAGCTGCTGGAGCGCCGTAAGCGTTATCCAATGCTGGCCAAGAAAATGGGTCAGACGGGGAAGGTCACCATGCGCTTTACGTTGGCGCAGGACGGTTCGCTGCTGACCACAGAGATCGTGGAAAAGACACCCTATGATTCTTTGAACCAGGCGGCTCTGGATCTGGTCAAAGGCATTCATGGTTTAAAGCCCTTCCCGCAGGAAATTCAAAGAGGTTCCTGGTCGATCACAGTTCCAATTGAATATGTTTTGAACTAA
- a CDS encoding MBL fold metallo-hydrolase has protein sequence MKLTMITVAGLFVFLGCQSFRYHDPQKPHRGATQFYNNYDNSPKASFWKWQWERLTGPRHEEPPFNPPVLKTDTDFLRQNKNETTLTWIGHSSFLLQLQGKNIVTDPVFSERVSPVSFMGPKRLVALPFELKELPPVDVVLISHCHYDHLDLKTLRDLNKQNQGKTLFLVPLGNADLLKFEGIENVKELDWWDQITLDDLTITFTPAQHWTQRTLWDRNQSLWGGWHVQSEKFKFFYAGDTGYSKDFSDVHTKFGNVDLALIPIGAYEPRWFMGQQHVDPDGAVKIHKDLHSRLSIGVHWGTFRLSDEPLAEPPLELAAARERAGISESGFRVMMHGEVLKLDNRK, from the coding sequence ATGAAACTGACCATGATCACTGTGGCCGGGTTGTTTGTGTTTTTGGGGTGCCAAAGTTTCCGTTATCACGACCCCCAGAAGCCGCATCGCGGAGCAACCCAGTTTTACAATAACTATGACAATTCCCCCAAAGCCAGCTTCTGGAAGTGGCAGTGGGAACGTCTGACGGGGCCCCGCCACGAAGAGCCGCCGTTCAATCCGCCTGTGTTAAAAACCGACACGGATTTTTTGCGTCAGAATAAGAACGAAACCACTTTGACCTGGATTGGGCACAGCTCCTTTCTGCTGCAGCTTCAGGGAAAAAACATTGTCACCGATCCGGTGTTTTCCGAGCGTGTGTCCCCAGTGAGTTTTATGGGGCCGAAGCGTTTGGTCGCGTTGCCGTTTGAACTAAAAGAACTGCCTCCGGTGGATGTGGTGCTGATATCTCACTGCCACTATGATCATCTGGATTTAAAGACCCTGCGTGATCTGAATAAACAGAATCAAGGCAAGACCTTGTTCCTGGTTCCTTTGGGCAATGCCGATCTTTTGAAATTCGAAGGGATTGAAAACGTCAAAGAACTGGATTGGTGGGATCAGATCACTCTGGATGATTTGACGATCACCTTCACTCCTGCCCAGCACTGGACTCAGCGCACTCTCTGGGATCGCAACCAGAGTTTATGGGGCGGCTGGCATGTGCAGTCGGAAAAATTCAAATTCTTCTATGCCGGGGACACCGGGTATTCGAAAGATTTTTCAGATGTGCACACGAAGTTTGGCAATGTTGATCTGGCGCTGATCCCGATTGGCGCCTATGAGCCGCGCTGGTTCATGGGTCAGCAGCATGTGGATCCGGATGGAGCAGTTAAAATTCACAAGGACCTTCATTCCCGCCTGAGCATTGGGGTACACTGGGGCACTTTCCGCCTCAGTGACGAGCCCTTGGCTGAACCGCCTCTGGAATTGGCAGCGGCAAGGGAACGGGCCGGAATCAGCGAAAGTGGATTCCGCGTGATGATGCACGGTGAAGTTTTGAAATTGGACAATAGAAAATAG
- a CDS encoding ArnT family glycosyltransferase: MTELPSKDTPVIREFWKQQNLSQKVTILFILTLIFRAFFSLNIGLIDDEAYHWSWAKWPQLSYFDHPAMIAWLEAITTSAFGDTYLGVRLPGFLCFVGTVILLYKLTRDLFDDWAAIFVGVVLLWSPFWGFGGYVASPEPPFMFCWVAASYVFWQGVREDGKAWSVKKTWIWLGILMGLGLNSKFIIALLAPGFGLYLLATPSRRKDLLTPWPWVGLLIATVLATPIFLWNHLHEWPGFKYQFHDRHTGAKFDIGRWLVFFGAQLLFATPFLYVMIALAFATSFIKRHEARWRFLLCLTLPSIAIFYPQPLWAEYKPHWSGAAYTLLLMGAGAIWSQGLVWGRRQIVQARSKVFTWGVGVFFVLLALISYTPFAYPWIPKAYKLFNPNGEWQTTYDFSNEFTGWEDLGRFVNRRQREIHAESGSKPFIAAHRYENTAQTTWGTKQKVYMLSSTVSHYTVMQSPEEMNNLKGQNAIFVSTEKYPADPMEWAAWDGCDKETLKTFRNGIHARTFNVYFCRNFQGITK; the protein is encoded by the coding sequence ATGACCGAACTCCCCAGCAAGGACACCCCTGTGATTCGTGAATTCTGGAAGCAGCAAAACCTCTCGCAAAAAGTCACCATCCTGTTCATTTTGACACTGATTTTCCGAGCTTTTTTTTCGCTCAACATCGGTCTGATTGATGACGAGGCTTATCACTGGTCCTGGGCTAAATGGCCCCAGCTTTCCTATTTCGACCATCCGGCCATGATTGCGTGGCTGGAGGCCATCACCACCAGCGCCTTTGGTGATACCTACCTGGGTGTGCGCCTGCCGGGCTTCCTGTGTTTTGTCGGCACAGTGATCCTGCTTTACAAACTGACACGGGATTTGTTTGACGACTGGGCGGCGATTTTTGTCGGCGTTGTTTTGCTTTGGTCTCCGTTCTGGGGCTTTGGCGGCTACGTGGCCTCGCCAGAACCTCCGTTCATGTTCTGCTGGGTGGCGGCGTCCTACGTGTTCTGGCAAGGCGTGCGTGAAGACGGCAAAGCCTGGAGTGTGAAAAAAACCTGGATCTGGCTGGGCATCCTGATGGGACTGGGCCTGAATTCCAAATTTATCATCGCACTGTTGGCGCCGGGTTTTGGCTTGTACCTGCTGGCAACACCTTCCCGCCGCAAAGACCTGCTGACACCTTGGCCGTGGGTGGGCTTGCTGATTGCAACTGTGCTGGCAACGCCGATCTTCCTGTGGAATCATCTGCACGAGTGGCCGGGCTTCAAGTATCAGTTCCACGACCGTCACACCGGCGCTAAATTTGACATCGGCCGCTGGCTGGTGTTCTTTGGTGCTCAATTGCTGTTTGCAACTCCGTTCCTGTACGTGATGATTGCGCTGGCGTTCGCTACTTCGTTCATCAAACGCCACGAGGCGCGCTGGAGATTCCTGCTGTGCCTGACCCTGCCTTCGATTGCGATCTTCTATCCACAGCCGTTGTGGGCTGAATACAAACCTCACTGGAGCGGTGCTGCGTACACCCTGCTTTTGATGGGCGCCGGAGCGATCTGGTCTCAAGGTTTGGTGTGGGGTCGTCGTCAGATTGTCCAGGCGCGAAGCAAAGTCTTCACCTGGGGTGTTGGCGTCTTCTTTGTGTTGCTGGCTTTGATCAGCTACACGCCGTTTGCTTACCCGTGGATTCCTAAAGCCTACAAACTGTTCAATCCGAATGGCGAGTGGCAGACCACTTATGATTTCAGCAATGAGTTCACCGGCTGGGAAGACCTGGGACGTTTTGTGAACCGTCGTCAGCGCGAAATCCACGCTGAAAGCGGCAGCAAACCCTTCATCGCGGCTCACCGCTATGAAAACACCGCGCAGACCACCTGGGGCACAAAACAAAAAGTGTACATGCTAAGTTCCACCGTCAGTCACTACACCGTGATGCAATCCCCAGAGGAAATGAACAACCTCAAGGGACAAAACGCGATCTTCGTCAGCACAGAAAAGTATCCGGCAGATCCGATGGAGTGGGCGGCCTGGGATGGCTGTGACAAGGAAACACTGAAGACGTTCCGCAACGGCATCCACGCGCGAACCTTCAACGTGTATTTCTGCCGCAACTTCCAGGGCATCACGAAGTAA
- the aspA gene encoding aspartate ammonia-lyase: MEKFRVEKDLLGEKKVPAEAYYGIHTLRAMENFQISGIPVGANQSFVRGLALVKKACALANGELGTIPADVSKSLVEACDIVLQDPKKWGQQFPSDVYQGGAGTSINMNANEVIANIALEKRGLQKGTYAVINPNDHVNKCQSTNDAYPTAFRVALYEHLNGTLAALDSLALAFEKKGKEFQSVLKMGRTQLQDAVPMSLGQEFNAFATLLKEDGRLIRTVQKFMLEVNLGATAIGTGINTPPGYASLAVQKLAEVTGHPFVQSEDYIEATSDCGAYIIISGALKRTAVKLSKICNDLRLLSSGPRAGLKEINLPEMQAGSSIMPAKVNPVIPEVVNQVSFKIIGNDLAITLAAEAGQLQLNVMEPVIASSLFESLDLLKNACETLEHKCVKGITANAERCRDYVMNSIGIVTYLDPIIGHDEGDRIGKICAETGRNVAEVALERGVVTQAQLDELFSMENLLNPKYVGKKH, translated from the coding sequence ATGGAAAAGTTCCGCGTAGAAAAAGATTTGCTGGGTGAAAAGAAAGTCCCTGCGGAAGCTTATTACGGCATTCATACCCTGCGGGCGATGGAGAACTTTCAGATCTCGGGCATCCCTGTCGGAGCCAATCAAAGTTTCGTGCGTGGTCTGGCACTGGTGAAAAAAGCCTGCGCGTTGGCCAATGGTGAACTGGGCACAATCCCGGCGGATGTTTCCAAGTCCTTGGTTGAAGCCTGTGACATCGTTTTGCAGGACCCGAAAAAATGGGGTCAGCAGTTCCCATCCGACGTTTATCAGGGCGGCGCGGGGACTTCGATCAACATGAATGCCAACGAAGTGATTGCCAATATCGCATTGGAAAAACGCGGTCTGCAAAAAGGCACCTACGCGGTGATCAACCCTAATGATCACGTGAATAAGTGCCAGTCCACGAATGATGCTTATCCGACCGCTTTCCGAGTGGCGCTGTATGAACACCTGAACGGAACTTTGGCGGCGCTGGATTCTTTGGCTTTGGCCTTCGAGAAAAAAGGCAAAGAATTCCAGAGCGTTTTGAAAATGGGCCGCACGCAGTTGCAGGATGCAGTTCCCATGTCTTTGGGGCAGGAGTTTAACGCTTTTGCCACTTTACTAAAAGAAGACGGTCGTCTGATCCGCACTGTTCAGAAATTCATGCTGGAAGTGAACTTGGGGGCCACCGCGATTGGGACTGGCATCAACACACCTCCGGGTTATGCGTCTTTGGCGGTGCAAAAGCTGGCTGAGGTCACCGGGCATCCGTTTGTTCAGTCGGAAGATTACATCGAAGCCACCAGCGACTGTGGTGCCTACATCATTATCTCTGGCGCACTGAAACGCACGGCAGTGAAACTTTCGAAAATCTGCAACGACTTGCGCTTGCTTAGTTCTGGTCCGCGTGCGGGCTTGAAAGAAATCAACCTGCCTGAAATGCAGGCGGGTTCTTCCATCATGCCGGCAAAAGTGAATCCGGTGATTCCGGAAGTTGTGAATCAGGTCAGCTTCAAAATCATCGGCAATGACCTGGCGATCACCCTGGCGGCCGAAGCAGGGCAGCTGCAGCTGAATGTGATGGAACCTGTGATCGCCTCCAGTCTGTTTGAGTCTTTGGATCTTTTGAAGAATGCCTGTGAAACCCTGGAACATAAATGTGTGAAGGGTATTACGGCCAATGCAGAACGCTGCCGGGACTACGTCATGAACAGCATCGGTATTGTGACTTATCTGGATCCGATCATCGGTCACGATGAAGGCGACCGTATCGGAAAAATCTGTGCGGAGACCGGTCGCAACGTGGCTGAAGTGGCCCTGGAGCGAGGCGTGGTGACTCAGGCGCAACTGGATGAACTGTTCTCAATGGAAAATCTGCTGAACCCGAAATACGTCGGCAAGAAGCACTAG
- a CDS encoding DNA topoisomerase VI subunit B: MSKITKSSTAEYFAKNLQQVGFSSPLKAVLTTLKEAVDNSLDACESAGILPDLLVEISKVGAGSTKNTDLIRIVVEDNGPGIEGEDLAKVYGEYLASSKFGRGQCSRGQQGIGISAATTWAQMTNARGVSVVSKTKKMRKAISAQVDVDIKSNTGVLKNKETLDWDREHGTRVEFVLDGRIQLNGDGGLLTYIEGTILVNPHMTITYKLTDADFVTVTRVSTDVPKVPEASLPHPHTFKLGEFITHSTLFGKTTLSKFLKTGFSRISDQSISDFVKKGLPKGLLEKPLTALSEEDFKKVFQAVQNTDLMAPSTKSVLTVGEEALSKSITRLGEIDFFAVVTRKPTICDFKPVVVEVALARFKDRNQQNDSPVTLLRFANRVPLQFDKSGCAITWAIESVNWKAYGLGQPKDSLPLGPYIFAVSIVSPFIKFKNASKETIDASEELVAEIRLALIQAGQKLSRHIKKEVKEADLERKLAHIEQFGPILVEGLARIINAPESRKKRAEEGLKKLLGRDSEDAMADLEAAESKLLEQKKRDKKKGIAHGDEEEIDVISSSDLVEEASEVPQGTKKTTTKKTVTTKKTTGKKA; this comes from the coding sequence GTGAGCAAAATTACCAAAAGTAGCACAGCTGAATATTTTGCTAAGAACCTCCAGCAGGTGGGTTTCTCATCTCCTTTGAAGGCCGTTTTGACGACCTTGAAAGAAGCCGTGGATAACTCATTGGATGCGTGTGAGTCGGCCGGCATTCTGCCTGATCTACTGGTTGAGATCTCCAAAGTGGGAGCAGGCTCAACTAAAAATACTGATTTGATTCGCATCGTTGTTGAGGATAACGGCCCTGGTATCGAAGGTGAAGACCTGGCCAAGGTTTACGGTGAGTATCTGGCTTCTTCCAAATTCGGTCGTGGTCAGTGTTCCCGTGGTCAGCAAGGTATCGGTATCTCTGCGGCGACGACGTGGGCGCAGATGACCAACGCCCGTGGGGTCAGTGTTGTTTCCAAAACCAAAAAAATGCGTAAAGCGATCTCCGCGCAAGTGGATGTCGACATCAAATCCAATACAGGTGTTCTGAAGAATAAAGAAACTTTGGATTGGGATCGTGAACACGGCACGCGTGTTGAATTCGTTCTTGATGGACGTATTCAACTGAACGGTGACGGCGGTCTTTTGACCTACATTGAGGGCACTATCCTGGTGAATCCTCACATGACCATCACGTACAAGCTGACGGACGCGGACTTTGTAACCGTGACTCGCGTAAGCACGGATGTTCCGAAAGTTCCGGAAGCGTCTTTGCCGCATCCTCACACTTTCAAACTGGGGGAGTTCATCACTCACTCCACTTTGTTCGGTAAAACGACTTTGTCCAAGTTCCTGAAAACGGGTTTTTCCCGTATTTCTGATCAGTCCATCTCTGATTTCGTGAAAAAAGGTCTGCCAAAAGGTCTTCTTGAGAAGCCTTTGACCGCCTTGAGCGAAGAAGACTTCAAAAAAGTCTTCCAGGCTGTGCAAAACACAGACTTGATGGCTCCAAGCACCAAGTCCGTTCTGACCGTGGGTGAAGAGGCGTTGTCCAAATCCATCACTCGTCTGGGCGAAATCGACTTCTTTGCGGTTGTGACTCGTAAACCGACTATTTGTGACTTCAAGCCGGTTGTGGTGGAAGTGGCATTGGCGCGTTTCAAAGACCGCAATCAGCAAAACGATTCTCCAGTGACTTTGCTTCGTTTTGCCAACCGTGTTCCGCTGCAATTTGATAAATCCGGTTGCGCGATCACATGGGCCATTGAATCTGTGAACTGGAAAGCCTATGGCCTGGGTCAGCCTAAAGACTCTTTGCCACTGGGCCCGTACATCTTCGCGGTTTCCATCGTGTCTCCGTTCATCAAGTTTAAAAATGCCTCCAAAGAAACGATCGACGCTTCCGAGGAACTGGTTGCGGAAATCCGTCTGGCTTTGATCCAAGCTGGTCAAAAGCTGTCCCGTCACATCAAAAAAGAAGTGAAGGAAGCGGATCTGGAAAGAAAGCTGGCCCACATTGAACAGTTCGGTCCGATCCTGGTTGAAGGTTTGGCAAGAATCATCAATGCGCCAGAGTCCCGTAAGAAAAGAGCCGAAGAGGGTTTGAAGAAACTTCTGGGCCGTGATTCCGAAGACGCGATGGCGGATCTGGAAGCGGCGGAATCCAAACTTCTTGAGCAGAAAAAACGCGACAAGAAAAAAGGCATCGCTCACGGTGACGAGGAAGAAATCGATGTGATTTCCTCCAGTGACCTGGTGGAAGAGGCTTCCGAGGTGCCGCAAGGAACCAAGAAAACCACCACCAAAAAGACTGTAACCACTAAGAAAACCACTGGGAAAAAAGCGTAA
- a CDS encoding FUSC family protein, whose product MSLREHVDEVLRINPMPSPWPRMFVCAFSTTIPLVIGLFMGQLPVAIFGSLMGFLLPLNDHLGTLGHRLWTITLTFLMMAAGLSLGILTHQHNALFIPILLGLVYWLGLMGGGKGAELERALLFSIFQVLAGAYSGALEHYFVPIVSYAFLGYLCVVVTLATLVFLRRHNPNPFTRLRTTLKESITTEKSRHLYAAGYALAILFSLIAVDILKVDHGYWAVGTVLIIMRPEIKQSVYRSIQRFFGTLVGVIVADLIIYSVHSPWLAIVILGLVSFWGPWSIIRSYWLGSAVMAVMLLIILDMPNLQRGDLHTPTVRLTATGIGCLLALAGILLVNPQVLFRRRS is encoded by the coding sequence ATGAGTTTGCGCGAACATGTCGACGAAGTGCTGCGAATCAATCCGATGCCATCCCCGTGGCCTCGCATGTTCGTCTGCGCCTTCTCCACCACAATTCCACTTGTGATCGGTCTTTTCATGGGCCAGCTGCCGGTGGCAATCTTTGGTTCGCTGATGGGATTTCTGCTTCCGCTCAATGACCACCTGGGAACCCTGGGGCATCGACTGTGGACGATCACTCTGACCTTCCTGATGATGGCCGCGGGCCTGTCCCTGGGAATTCTAACCCACCAGCACAATGCCCTGTTCATACCCATTTTGCTGGGCCTGGTGTATTGGCTGGGACTGATGGGCGGAGGCAAAGGTGCCGAACTTGAACGGGCCCTGCTGTTTTCAATCTTTCAGGTTTTGGCGGGGGCCTATTCCGGAGCCCTGGAACATTACTTTGTGCCGATCGTGTCCTATGCTTTCTTGGGATACCTGTGTGTTGTCGTGACACTGGCGACTCTGGTTTTTTTACGCCGGCACAATCCAAATCCCTTCACCCGCCTTCGCACAACACTGAAAGAATCCATCACCACCGAAAAGTCCCGGCATCTGTATGCCGCCGGATATGCACTGGCAATTTTGTTCAGTTTGATTGCCGTGGATATTCTGAAGGTGGACCATGGCTACTGGGCCGTGGGGACGGTTCTGATCATCATGCGCCCGGAAATCAAACAAAGCGTTTACCGCAGCATCCAGCGTTTTTTTGGAACACTGGTCGGCGTGATTGTCGCAGATCTGATTATCTATTCTGTTCACTCACCCTGGCTGGCGATAGTGATTCTGGGTCTGGTCAGTTTCTGGGGGCCGTGGTCTATCATCCGCAGCTATTGGCTGGGTTCTGCGGTCATGGCCGTGATGCTTTTGATAATTCTGGATATGCCGAACTTGCAGCGGGGTGATTTGCACACCCCGACGGTGCGTTTGACAGCCACAGGCATCGGCTGCCTGCTGGCGCTGGCGGGCATCCTGCTGGTGAACCCGCAGGTGCTGTTCCGACGCCGCAGCTAG
- a CDS encoding DNA topoisomerase VI subunit A, with amino-acid sequence MAKLLSIRDLKIDIPKEARILADKMLKDLESSKRPVLEAVKTSLDNSLYNAKVGYLTPGDKVVRTELNVSSVQKLARVVFLLEMLLRNLETGTVNTKRELYYMCKGEIKGNPRLKPLDFDDQPESDAIIDFIGDMLEVYREELNVFANDRGGQTYSQQLVVTETLTDGDKAVIDLSTLGTSPFQPKNKPQALKLKAKKKIDFCLIVESEGTANTLVTMGFTKRNNCIVMGAQGVPSNGVRGWAKLIQEELDVPMYFFGDLDAYTMQNIFRTLKAGSAASLIRNADFSAPNVKFLGVLPEDVKKYDLPHYKVKESDPAEARALKKAKDALENDPFFLDKKNKNLADILRWLIKEKIRCEQQSFFSVDPKDPIKTEKLILEKIKRGSYV; translated from the coding sequence ATGGCAAAACTACTCAGCATTCGCGATTTGAAAATTGATATTCCTAAAGAGGCCCGCATTCTTGCGGACAAGATGCTGAAAGATCTTGAGTCTTCCAAGCGTCCGGTTCTTGAGGCAGTGAAAACTTCTTTGGACAACTCTTTGTACAACGCCAAAGTGGGTTACCTGACTCCGGGTGATAAAGTTGTCCGTACTGAGCTGAACGTTTCTTCCGTGCAAAAACTGGCGCGTGTGGTGTTCCTTTTGGAAATGCTTTTGCGCAATCTTGAAACCGGCACTGTGAATACAAAGCGTGAGCTTTATTACATGTGTAAAGGTGAGATCAAAGGCAACCCTCGTCTGAAACCTTTGGATTTCGACGATCAGCCGGAATCGGATGCAATCATCGACTTTATCGGTGATATGCTGGAAGTGTACCGTGAAGAACTGAACGTTTTCGCCAATGACCGTGGTGGACAGACCTATTCCCAGCAGCTGGTTGTGACGGAAACTTTGACAGACGGGGACAAGGCCGTGATCGACCTTTCCACTTTGGGAACTTCACCGTTCCAGCCAAAGAACAAACCTCAGGCTTTGAAACTGAAGGCGAAAAAGAAAATCGACTTCTGTCTGATCGTAGAGTCCGAAGGTACCGCGAATACGCTGGTGACCATGGGCTTCACCAAACGTAACAACTGTATCGTGATGGGTGCTCAAGGGGTTCCATCCAACGGTGTGCGTGGCTGGGCAAAGCTGATCCAGGAAGAATTGGATGTTCCAATGTACTTCTTCGGGGATCTCGATGCGTACACCATGCAGAACATCTTCCGTACTTTGAAAGCCGGTTCCGCGGCGTCTTTGATCCGTAATGCCGACTTCTCTGCTCCGAACGTGAAGTTCCTGGGCGTGTTGCCGGAAGACGTGAAAAAATACGATCTGCCTCACTACAAAGTGAAAGAATCCGATCCTGCCGAAGCACGCGCTTTGAAAAAAGCCAAAGATGCCTTGGAAAACGATCCGTTCTTCCTGGACAAAAAGAACAAAAATCTGGCGGACATCCTGCGCTGGTTGATCAAAGAAAAGATTCGTTGCGAGCAGCAGTCCTTCTTCTCCGTTGACCCGAAAGATCCAATCAAGACAGAAAAACTGATCCTTGAGAAAATCAAACGCGGATCTTACGTTTAA
- a CDS encoding RsmD family RNA methyltransferase: MTSLNPHFTFNYSQPEEYRFSHDSVFLARQVFEFLPEDLSKMTALDLCSGCGIVGLDFLYHCKQEQRAYPARFDFMEVQEVYRDHFEKNLTAFAQQKPAVNFVNLNYEALLTPEFSSRYDLILSNPPYFRTNQGKLSPSEFKNRCRFFIDSDFTNLIRGIDAALNPGGRAFVLLRDLQDHGWNPLEEARKILSGRREIKKVADIRGTPLILIN; the protein is encoded by the coding sequence ATGACTTCCCTAAACCCGCACTTCACCTTTAATTACTCCCAGCCCGAGGAATACCGTTTTTCCCATGATTCGGTGTTTTTGGCGCGCCAGGTTTTTGAGTTTTTGCCGGAAGACCTGAGCAAAATGACGGCGCTGGATCTGTGTTCGGGTTGCGGGATCGTGGGCCTGGACTTTCTGTATCACTGCAAACAGGAACAGCGTGCCTACCCCGCCCGCTTTGATTTTATGGAAGTGCAGGAAGTTTACCGCGATCACTTTGAAAAAAACCTGACAGCCTTTGCACAGCAAAAGCCTGCAGTGAATTTCGTGAATCTGAACTACGAAGCCCTGCTGACACCTGAATTCAGCAGCCGCTATGATCTGATCCTGAGCAACCCACCCTACTTCCGCACCAATCAGGGAAAATTGTCGCCGTCAGAGTTTAAAAACCGCTGCCGCTTCTTTATCGATTCTGATTTTACTAATTTGATTCGCGGGATTGATGCCGCTTTAAATCCCGGGGGCCGGGCCTTTGTTTTACTGCGCGATTTGCAGGATCACGGTTGGAATCCGCTGGAAGAAGCCCGCAAAATCCTGAGCGGGCGCCGTGAAATAAAAAAGGTGGCCGATATTCGCGGCACACCTTTGATTTTGATCAACTAG